The proteins below come from a single Malus sylvestris chromosome 3, drMalSylv7.2, whole genome shotgun sequence genomic window:
- the LOC126615297 gene encoding protein NUCLEAR FUSION DEFECTIVE 4-like, with protein sequence MSTKRGNEAFRFAIHVLQGRWFSVFASFLIMAGAGATYLFGVYSKQIKSSLGYDQTTLNMLGSFKDLGANVGVLSGLIGEVTPTWFVLLIGSAMNFTGYFMIWLAITAKIPKPKVWHMCLYICIGANSQNFANTGALVTCVKNFPASRGVMLGLLKGFTGLSGAMFTQIYLAIYGNNSKSMILLIAWLPAALSVVFVYTIRPMKLVRQPNELRVFYHFLYVSIGLAVFLMAMIILQKQINFSQAAYAGSVSVVCFFLFVPLGIVIREELILWNLMKQPVDPPTELTVEKLPAQAIEAKEEEEKKTKISCFVDVFNKPKRGEDYTILQALLSVDMLILFIATLCGLGSSLTAVDNLGQIGESLGYPTKTISSFVSLVSIWNYFGRVFSGFVSESLLVQWKIPRPLMMTLVLLLSCVGHLLIAFPAPGSVYVASVIIGFSFGAQLPLLFAIISELFGLKYYSTLFNCGQLASPLGSYILNVKVTGMLYDREALKELAKSGRDRSSVKELICLGSQCYRLAFSILAAVTFFGAVVSLILVVRTREFYKSDIYKKFRDEAEDS encoded by the coding sequence ATGAGCACCAAGAGAGGGAATGAAGCATTTCGATTTGCAATCCATGTGCTTCAAGGAAGATGGTTCTCAGTTTTTGCCTCGTTTCTCATCATGGCAGGAGCTGGAGCTACTTACCTCTTTGGTGTCTACTCCAAGCAGATCAAGTCTTCTCTTGGCTATGACCAAACCACCCTCAACATGCTAGGGTCTTTCAAGGACCTTGGAGCAAATGTTGGTGTCCTCTCAGGGCTCATTGGTGAAGTCACCCCAACATGGTTTGTCCTCCTCATTGGCTCAGCCATGAACTTTACGGGCTACTTCATGATTTGGCTTGCTATCACTGCCAAAATCCCAAAACCGAAAGTTTGGCACATGTGCCTCTATATCTGCATTGGAGCCAACTCTCAGAATTTTGCAAACACTGGAGCTCTTGTCACATGTGTCAAGAATTTCCCGGCTAGTCGCGGCGTTATGCTGGGATTGTTAAAGGGGTTTACTGGACTCAGTGGAGCTATGTTCACCCAAATTTACTTGGCGATTTACGGAAACAATTCGAAATCTATGATTCTTCTTATTGCTTGGCTTCCTGCTGCGCTATCGGTAGTTTTTGTGTACACCATTAGGCCAATGAAGCTTGTTAGGCAACCCAATGAGCTTAGagtgttttaccatttcctctacGTCTCAATTGGTCTTGCTGTTTTCCTCATGGCTATGATTATACTTCAAAAGCAGATTAATTTCTCACAAGCTGCTTATGCTGGAAGTGTTTCCGTggtttgttttttccttttcgtTCCTCTTGGGATTGTAATTAGAGAGGAGTTAATCCTCTGGAATCTCATGAAGCAACCTGTTGATCCTCCAACCGAGTTAACCGTTGAGAAACTTCCGGCACAAGCAATTGAAGCtaaagaggaggaagaaaagaaaacaaagatttCTTGTTTTGTAGATGTATTCAACAAACCAAAAAGAGGAGAGGACTACACAATCTTACAAGCATTGCTAAGCGTCGACATGCTCATTTTGTTCATCGCAACACTATGTGGACTCGGGTCAAGTTTGACAGCAGTCGACAATTTGGGGCAGATTGGTGAGTCTCTTGGATACCCAACAAAAACAATAAGCTCATTTGTGTCATTAGTGAGCATATGGAACTACTTTGGGAGGGTTTTTTCGGGGTTTGTCTCCGAAAGCCTATTAGTACAATGGAAAATCCCCAGACCCCTAATGATGactcttgttcttcttctctcctGCGTCGGCCACCTCCTCATTGCATTTCCAGCCCCGGGATCGGTCTACGTGGCATCTGTGATCATCGGATTTTCTTTCGGTGCCCAATTGCCGTTGCTTTTCGCAATAATTTCCGAGCTCTTTGGGCTCAAGTACTACTCCACATTGTTCAATTGTGGACAGCTTGCAAGCCCCCTTGGGTCCTATATTCTGAATGTGAAGGTCACAGGAATGCTGTATGACAGAGAGGCATTGAAGGAGCTGGCAAAGAGTGGGAGGGATCGGTCTTCAGTGAAGGAGCTGATTTGTCTTGGGAGCCAATGTTATAGGTTGGCTTTCTCAATTTTGGCTGCTGTAACATTCTTTGGTGCAGTTGTTTCATTAATCTTGGTGGTGAGGACAAGAGAGTTTTACAAAAGTGATATTTATAAGAAGTTTAGAGACGAAGCAGAGGATTCATag
- the LOC126615299 gene encoding shugoshin-1-like isoform X2: MRSERMAKRLSLGGIMRKKLSDITNLQTAKPMSEDEKPLEDCPTDKDYIEQLRRERMTLIRLVAERTKIVELSGAELQKLRISLQKLQQQNLSLAQSNSRMLAELNLGREKVKTLQHELVCKNALLKAKNLEIEGKEEFKRQNSASQTQVSKIKEAEEISLHKADNHGKACNLNKRRATRSRLGASTTCQKVENKEKAENKRRRLRRQSARFISQTENLFEIEDVKLPVNHTPDSPMRSSSPTPLISSTRKEGGEDNCAPRRSSVGRPLRKAAEKVKSYKEVPIIVKMRRSE, translated from the exons ATGAGAAGTGAAAGAATGGCCAAGAGATTGTCTTTGGGTGGCATAATGAGGAAGAAGCTATCGGACATCACCAATTTGCAGACTGCGAAACCGATGAGCGAGGATGAAAAGCCCCTGGAAGATTGTCCGACTGACAAGGACTACATTGAGCAGCTCAGGAGG GAAAGAATGACTTTGATCAGACTTGTCGCCGAAAGGAC TAAAATCGTTGAATTAAGTGGAGCTGAGTTGCAGAAACTGCGAATTAGTCTCCAGAAATTGCAGCAACAAAATTTGAGTCTTGCACAATCGAACAGCAGGATGTTAGCA GAGCTTAATTTAGGAAGAGAGAAG GTAAAAACACTTCAGCATGAACTTGTATGCAAGAATGCTTTACTTAAAGCAAAGAATCTAGAAATAGAG GGAAAAGAAGAGTTCAAACGTCAAAATTCTGCCTCTCAGACTCAGGTATCTAAG ATCAAGGAAGCAGAGGAGATATCTCTGCATAAAGCTGATAATCATGGCAAAGCATGTAATCTCAACAAAAGACGTGCAACAAGAAGTCGAT TAGGCGCTTCTACTACATGCCAAAAGGTTGAAAATAAAGAGAAGGCTGAAAATAAAAG GCGGCGTTTGAGGAGGCAATCTGCTAGATTTATTTCCCAGACAGAGAACCTGTTTGAAATAGAGGATGTCAAATTACCAGTCAATCACACACCAGACAGTCCGATGCGTAGTAGCAGTCCCACTCCATTGATTTCATCTACAAGAAAAGAAGGGGGAGAAGATAATTGTGCCCCAAGGCGGTCTTCAGTTGGAAGACCGCTGCGCAAAGCAGCTGAGAAGGTCAAGTCCTACAAAGAAGTTCCAATAATAGTCAAAATGCGGAGATCAGAGTGA
- the LOC126615299 gene encoding shugoshin-1-like isoform X3, which translates to MRSERMAKRLSLGGIMRKKLSDITNLQTAKPMSEDEKPLEDCPTDKDYIEQLRRERMTLIRLVAERTKIVELSGAELQKLRISLQKLQQQNLSLAQSNSRMLAELNLGREKVKTLQHELVCKNALLKAKNLEIEGKEEFKRQNSASQTQIKEAEEISLHKADNHGKACNLNKRRATRSRSVGASTTCQKVENKEKAENKRRRLRRQSARFISQTENLFEIEDVKLPVNHTPDSPMRSSSPTPLISSTRKEGGEDNCAPRRSSVGRPLRKAAEKVKSYKEVPIIVKMRRSE; encoded by the exons ATGAGAAGTGAAAGAATGGCCAAGAGATTGTCTTTGGGTGGCATAATGAGGAAGAAGCTATCGGACATCACCAATTTGCAGACTGCGAAACCGATGAGCGAGGATGAAAAGCCCCTGGAAGATTGTCCGACTGACAAGGACTACATTGAGCAGCTCAGGAGG GAAAGAATGACTTTGATCAGACTTGTCGCCGAAAGGAC TAAAATCGTTGAATTAAGTGGAGCTGAGTTGCAGAAACTGCGAATTAGTCTCCAGAAATTGCAGCAACAAAATTTGAGTCTTGCACAATCGAACAGCAGGATGTTAGCA GAGCTTAATTTAGGAAGAGAGAAG GTAAAAACACTTCAGCATGAACTTGTATGCAAGAATGCTTTACTTAAAGCAAAGAATCTAGAAATAGAG GGAAAAGAAGAGTTCAAACGTCAAAATTCTGCCTCTCAGACTCAG ATCAAGGAAGCAGAGGAGATATCTCTGCATAAAGCTGATAATCATGGCAAAGCATGTAATCTCAACAAAAGACGTGCAACAAGAAGTCGAT CAGTAGGCGCTTCTACTACATGCCAAAAGGTTGAAAATAAAGAGAAGGCTGAAAATAAAAG GCGGCGTTTGAGGAGGCAATCTGCTAGATTTATTTCCCAGACAGAGAACCTGTTTGAAATAGAGGATGTCAAATTACCAGTCAATCACACACCAGACAGTCCGATGCGTAGTAGCAGTCCCACTCCATTGATTTCATCTACAAGAAAAGAAGGGGGAGAAGATAATTGTGCCCCAAGGCGGTCTTCAGTTGGAAGACCGCTGCGCAAAGCAGCTGAGAAGGTCAAGTCCTACAAAGAAGTTCCAATAATAGTCAAAATGCGGAGATCAGAGTGA
- the LOC126615299 gene encoding shugoshin-1-like isoform X1, with translation MRSERMAKRLSLGGIMRKKLSDITNLQTAKPMSEDEKPLEDCPTDKDYIEQLRRERMTLIRLVAERTKIVELSGAELQKLRISLQKLQQQNLSLAQSNSRMLAELNLGREKVKTLQHELVCKNALLKAKNLEIEGKEEFKRQNSASQTQVSKIKEAEEISLHKADNHGKACNLNKRRATRSRSVGASTTCQKVENKEKAENKRRRLRRQSARFISQTENLFEIEDVKLPVNHTPDSPMRSSSPTPLISSTRKEGGEDNCAPRRSSVGRPLRKAAEKVKSYKEVPIIVKMRRSE, from the exons ATGAGAAGTGAAAGAATGGCCAAGAGATTGTCTTTGGGTGGCATAATGAGGAAGAAGCTATCGGACATCACCAATTTGCAGACTGCGAAACCGATGAGCGAGGATGAAAAGCCCCTGGAAGATTGTCCGACTGACAAGGACTACATTGAGCAGCTCAGGAGG GAAAGAATGACTTTGATCAGACTTGTCGCCGAAAGGAC TAAAATCGTTGAATTAAGTGGAGCTGAGTTGCAGAAACTGCGAATTAGTCTCCAGAAATTGCAGCAACAAAATTTGAGTCTTGCACAATCGAACAGCAGGATGTTAGCA GAGCTTAATTTAGGAAGAGAGAAG GTAAAAACACTTCAGCATGAACTTGTATGCAAGAATGCTTTACTTAAAGCAAAGAATCTAGAAATAGAG GGAAAAGAAGAGTTCAAACGTCAAAATTCTGCCTCTCAGACTCAGGTATCTAAG ATCAAGGAAGCAGAGGAGATATCTCTGCATAAAGCTGATAATCATGGCAAAGCATGTAATCTCAACAAAAGACGTGCAACAAGAAGTCGAT CAGTAGGCGCTTCTACTACATGCCAAAAGGTTGAAAATAAAGAGAAGGCTGAAAATAAAAG GCGGCGTTTGAGGAGGCAATCTGCTAGATTTATTTCCCAGACAGAGAACCTGTTTGAAATAGAGGATGTCAAATTACCAGTCAATCACACACCAGACAGTCCGATGCGTAGTAGCAGTCCCACTCCATTGATTTCATCTACAAGAAAAGAAGGGGGAGAAGATAATTGTGCCCCAAGGCGGTCTTCAGTTGGAAGACCGCTGCGCAAAGCAGCTGAGAAGGTCAAGTCCTACAAAGAAGTTCCAATAATAGTCAAAATGCGGAGATCAGAGTGA